The Laspinema palackyanum D2c DNA window CTCCTAGATTTTATTGATTTATTAAAAAAGCGCTATTCAACCCCAGAAAAACAAACAATCCACTCAAATCACACTCCCAATCATCAACTGAGTACCCTAGATATTCTGAAAGAATCTGGACTAATTGGCTGTATCAGCGCCGACCGAAATCTTTCTACGAATTACAAATCTGTTCTCCAAGAAGAATTAGATTCTAAATATGATAATTGTTGACACTGGGTTTTGGGTTGCTTTATTGAATGATAAAGACCAATATTACCAAAGCGCACAAGAGACTGTAGCTAAATATGCTTATGAACCTTTAATCACCACTTGGTCTGTTCTCACAGAAACTTCTCATTTACTTTTGCATCGTTCTGCAAATACCTATCAAGGGGTTCAAAAACAGCTTAGGTTAATCAGCCTTTTTCAAAAATATCCCCAAAGGTTTCAGTTATTCAATTTGCAAGAGACTCATTTAAATCGAATTAATTTTTTGATAGAGAAATATCAAAATTTGCCAATGGATTTAGCCGATGCTTCCCTTGTAATTTTGGCAGAGGAATTGGGAGAGGGTCGAATTCTTTCGGTTGATGATCGAGATTTTAATGCCTATCGATGGAAGAATG harbors:
- a CDS encoding DUF2281 domain-containing protein encodes the protein MIHIEQIQKDINELPEEAQSLLLDFIDLLKKRYSTPEKQTIHSNHTPNHQLSTLDILKESGLIGCISADRNLSTNYKSVLQEELDSKYDNC
- a CDS encoding type II toxin-antitoxin system VapC family toxin, whose protein sequence is MIIVDTGFWVALLNDKDQYYQSAQETVAKYAYEPLITTWSVLTETSHLLLHRSANTYQGVQKQLRLISLFQKYPQRFQLFNLQETHLNRINFLIEKYQNLPMDLADASLVILAEELGEGRILSVDDRDFNAYRWKNAKPFQNLFDRL